In a single window of the Helicobacter felis ATCC 49179 genome:
- the rplV gene encoding 50S ribosomal protein L22, translated as MSTALLRYSRLSPTKARLLAKQVQGMNAEVAIARLEFTPNKAARILSRVISAAVYNGGHDSKSVSVLSCRVDAGPVLKRHMPRARGRATAIRKPTAHILVKVGKKGGSN; from the coding sequence ATGAGCACGGCGTTACTTCGATATAGCAGGCTGTCTCCCACCAAGGCGAGATTGCTGGCTAAACAAGTACAGGGCATGAATGCAGAGGTGGCCATTGCGCGCCTAGAATTCACGCCCAATAAGGCGGCGCGGATTCTCTCAAGAGTAATCAGTGCGGCCGTCTACAATGGTGGGCATGATTCTAAGTCTGTATCTGTTTTGAGCTGTCGTGTAGATGCAGGTCCCGTGCTCAAACGCCACATGCCCCGCGCTAGAGGTAGAGCGACCGCTATTCGAAAACCCACAGCGCATATCCTTGTTAAAGTAGGTAAAAAGGGAGGAAGCAACTAA
- the rpsS gene encoding 30S ribosomal protein S19: MGRSIKKGPFIDKHLMDKTLKHKAKKDNKPIKTWSRRSTILPEMIGLTYSVHNGRIFIPVYITENHVGYKLGEFAPTRTFKGHKGTVQKKIGK, translated from the coding sequence ATGGGAAGGTCGATTAAAAAAGGTCCCTTCATTGATAAGCACCTCATGGATAAAACACTCAAGCATAAAGCTAAAAAAGATAATAAGCCTATCAAAACTTGGTCGCGCCGTAGCACCATTTTACCTGAAATGATTGGGTTAACTTATAGCGTGCACAATGGGCGGATCTTTATCCCTGTTTATATTACTGAAAACCATGTTGGCTATAAGCTCGGTGAATTTGCGCCCACACGCACTTTTAAAGGGCATAAAGGCACAGTGCAAAAGAAGATAGGCAAGTAA
- the rplB gene encoding 50S ribosomal protein L2 — translation MAIKTYKPYTPSRRFMSGVDSKDITDKASVRKLLVKLPVHAGRNNTGRITSRHKEGGAKRLYRLIDFKRNKFGIEGKVASIEYDPYRNSRIALVVYPDGDKRYILQPSGLKVGDVVIAAEEGLDIKVGFAMKLRSIPIGTIVHNIEMHPGAGGQLARSAGMSAQIMGREGKYTILRMPSAEMRYILSECMATIGVVGNEDFINTSIGKAGRNRYKRVRPQTRGSAMNPVDHPHGGGEGKTGSSGHPVSPWGLPAKGYKTRRKKAGDRLIISRKKGK, via the coding sequence ATGGCGATTAAAACTTATAAACCCTACACGCCTAGCCGTCGCTTTATGAGCGGTGTGGATTCTAAGGATATTACAGACAAGGCCAGCGTGAGAAAACTTTTAGTTAAGTTGCCCGTGCATGCCGGGCGCAACAATACAGGGCGCATCACAAGCCGCCACAAAGAGGGAGGGGCTAAAAGGCTCTATCGTCTCATTGATTTTAAACGCAATAAATTTGGTATAGAGGGTAAGGTAGCTAGCATTGAGTACGATCCTTACCGCAATTCCCGTATTGCTTTAGTGGTTTACCCTGATGGAGATAAACGCTATATTCTACAGCCTAGCGGATTGAAAGTGGGCGATGTAGTGATTGCCGCAGAAGAGGGATTAGACATTAAGGTAGGCTTTGCGATGAAACTAAGAAGTATTCCCATCGGAACCATTGTGCACAATATTGAAATGCATCCGGGTGCTGGAGGGCAATTGGCCCGTAGCGCAGGAATGAGCGCACAAATTATGGGAAGAGAGGGCAAGTATACAATTTTGAGAATGCCTAGTGCGGAGATGCGCTACATTTTAAGCGAATGTATGGCCACCATTGGTGTAGTGGGTAATGAAGATTTTATCAATACTAGCATTGGGAAAGCAGGACGCAATCGCTATAAGCGTGTGCGGCCTCAAACGCGCGGAAGTGCTATGAACCCTGTGGATCACCCCCATGGTGGTGGTGAAGGTAAAACAGGCTCTAGTGGCCATCCTGTTTCGCCTTGGGGTCTACCAGCTAAGGGTTATAAAACTAGACGCAAAAAGGCTGGCGATCGCCTAATCATTTCACGAAAGAAAGGTAAATAG
- a CDS encoding 50S ribosomal protein L23, whose product MADITDIKSILYTEKSLSMQESGVLVVQTAANMSKNQLKTIFREYFGFVPLKINALRQPGKTKRFKGRLGQRSETKKFYVKLPKDANINALSA is encoded by the coding sequence ATGGCAGACATCACAGATATTAAGTCTATTCTTTATACAGAAAAATCTCTATCCATGCAGGAAAGCGGGGTGCTTGTGGTGCAGACAGCCGCTAATATGAGTAAAAATCAGCTCAAGACGATTTTTAGAGAATATTTTGGTTTTGTGCCATTAAAGATCAACGCGCTCAGGCAACCAGGAAAGACCAAACGCTTTAAAGGTAGGTTGGGCCAGCGGAGTGAAACTAAGAAGTTCTATGTTAAGCTCCCCAAAGATGCTAATATTAACGCTTTAAGCGCATAA
- the rplD gene encoding 50S ribosomal protein L4 encodes MKAKVLNQHCEQVGELELPAHFKEIKEHNLYLYVKYYRAQARANSAQTKNRGAVSGGGKKPWNQKGGGRARAGSITSPIFVGGGVSHGATNERNYDLKINKKQKKLALEYALGQKALAEKLLIVDKVDISSKKTKDAHAFLQKFGFRDVLLVTHALEEYNFLAFRNLPNCYLIEASELNAYLVATYNAVVIEKSAFDAFVTA; translated from the coding sequence ATGAAAGCGAAGGTACTAAATCAGCACTGCGAGCAGGTGGGGGAGTTAGAGTTACCTGCACACTTTAAGGAAATTAAAGAACACAATTTATACTTGTATGTCAAATATTATCGTGCTCAGGCTAGAGCTAACAGCGCGCAAACGAAAAATCGTGGGGCTGTGAGCGGGGGAGGTAAAAAGCCTTGGAATCAAAAGGGAGGCGGACGCGCGAGGGCTGGGAGTATCACCTCTCCTATCTTTGTAGGTGGGGGTGTATCTCATGGTGCGACCAATGAGCGCAACTACGATCTTAAGATCAATAAAAAACAGAAAAAGCTGGCTTTAGAATATGCTTTGGGCCAAAAAGCTTTAGCAGAAAAGTTGCTTATTGTAGATAAAGTGGATATTTCCAGCAAGAAAACAAAAGATGCCCATGCGTTTTTACAAAAGTTTGGTTTTCGGGATGTGTTGTTAGTTACTCACGCGCTTGAAGAATATAATTTTTTAGCATTTAGAAATTTGCCAAATTGTTATTTGATTGAAGCGAGCGAATTAAATGCCTATTTAGTGGCTACTTACAACGCCGTGGTTATAGAAAAATCCGCATTTGATGCGTTTGTAACAGCTTAA
- the rplC gene encoding 50S ribosomal protein L3: MEYLVQKIGMSRVVGAQSVPVTLLKVLESKVCEIKDKQVLVAYPLHKTHNKAIAGQQKKYNLSKEFNHFATLDAQVTELGDLPLEPLESAKHIKATFYTKGRGFSGAMKRWNFQGGPAAHGSRFHRRLGSIGNREWPGRVQKGKKMAGHYGNEKVTCHNEVLSFDKESKILVLKGSVVGYAGAYGRIAIK; this comes from the coding sequence ATGGAATATTTGGTTCAAAAAATCGGCATGAGTCGTGTTGTGGGAGCACAGAGTGTGCCTGTTACTCTGCTCAAAGTCTTGGAGAGTAAGGTGTGTGAAATCAAGGATAAGCAGGTTTTGGTCGCTTATCCTCTGCACAAAACTCACAATAAAGCCATTGCTGGGCAACAAAAAAAATACAATCTGAGCAAGGAATTTAACCACTTTGCTACTTTGGACGCTCAAGTAACAGAATTGGGCGATCTGCCTTTAGAGCCTTTAGAGAGTGCTAAACATATCAAGGCCACTTTTTATACCAAAGGACGGGGTTTCAGCGGGGCGATGAAACGCTGGAATTTTCAAGGTGGTCCAGCAGCACATGGAAGTCGTTTTCATAGACGCTTAGGTTCGATCGGAAATAGAGAATGGCCCGGGCGCGTGCAAAAGGGTAAAAAAATGGCAGGGCATTATGGTAATGAAAAAGTTACTTGTCATAATGAAGTGCTTTCTTTTGATAAAGAAAGTAAAATTTTGGTGCTTAAGGGTTCTGTAGTAGGCTATGCTGGAGCCTATGGCAGGATCGCCATTAAGTAG